The Triticum aestivum cultivar Chinese Spring chromosome 6D, IWGSC CS RefSeq v2.1, whole genome shotgun sequence genomic sequence GTCCGCCTCGGTGGCGCGCAGCAGGCCCTCGAGCCGGCCGGTCTCGGCGTTGGCGCGCTCGAGGTCGGCCTGCGCGTCGGACAGCCACGTCTTCACCtgcttggcctccatggtgacggcggagagcgcggcggcgaggtcgTCCGCGGCCTTCCGGCTCCTCTCCTCGGCGGCCAGAGCGGACCGGAGCCTGCCCCGCAGCCCGTTGATCTCCTCGTCGACGCCGCCGAACATGAGGTCCCTGACGCTCCACTGGCCCTGCTGCGCGGGCCCCGCCAGCCGCAGCGCGGCGGCCTCGAGCCTGGCCTCCTCCAGCGCCATCTTGGCCTGCTCCAGCTCCTTGGTCTGGCTGATCAGTGACTCCAGCATCTTGTTCTCGGTCTGCTTCGCCGTTGCCACCTCTCGATCCAGAAGCCGCACCCGCGCGGACGCCGACGACGATGACGTGTCGCCGTCGCTCCGCGGCTCCATCTTGTTCTCGGTCTGCGCCACCACTATCTGCTCCGTCGTGCCACCACCGCTGCTGCTGGCACGCTGCATGCAGTGAGCCCATACATAAGTTGTATAGTACCATTACCTACCGTACGTCGACCAAAGGGACGCAGTGCAATTATGTTTATGTGCGCACCTCGGAAGATAGCAAGGAGAAGGTGGTGGTAGACGTGCTGCGCTCGTGCCGGGGCGTGGCTTTGGAACTGGAAGCCGGAGGAGTCGTCGGCGCACCACCCCACGATCGCGATCTGCACGGCGAATACTTACATACATAGTCGTCAGCTCGATCGGAATGCATGCTCGGCCGGCCCGGTCGAAAACTTTCTCCGGGACCAAAAATTGTACTCCGGCTGCCTACCTCGGCCTGGAGGGCAGCATCAGGCCGCGCGCGGGAGCGGCGGAGCACCACTGGAGCTAGCCGGGAACTGCCAGTGCAGTGTTTCCTTGCACCTTTGCCAGAAACCGGTCTAGAGTACACCAGATTTATAGTGGATCACGTACGCTAGACAAAAAATACTGCTCGGGGTGTGGAGCAGGTGGAAGAAGGAAAGAGACGGCGGGTTTGATCTGCACCGTTGCGTGCGATCCCACGCCAATTTACAATGCCGCGCGCGCGTAGGGAGTGACGGGTGTTACTAAGGGCCTGTACAACGGTGAGTGCTTACACAGGTGGCTCAAAAAAAACCCGTTTTTTTCATAAGAATGAATTACACAGGTGCTTAGGACGGGTGGCAGAAGCAAAGTTTTGCTTCCGGTGCCAGCCGGTGCTTACAACAAATAACCGCTTCTTCAAGTCACGATGCCTCGACTCAGTGCCTTCATCGGCAGGCAAAAAATAGAAAAAGGGCCCAGCTAGCACCCCATACCAAGCACTACTCGTTGAGGATTAAAGAAATTTTCGAGGCGCCATGCAGGTAGCACCGGTGCACAAGCACCAGCGTTGTACAAAGCCTAAAGAGTACATATTCCAAAAAAGATGACCCAACTTTATtctaactttgtattaaagttagtataaagttgggtgatctattttggaacggagggagtagtagtatacTTTTTTAGCCGTCCTTAACTCCTTAACCGCCCGTTATCATAACCACTCCAGATATATTCTACTCACATGAAAGAGCCAACGATCAAGGATGTGATGCCAATCGCCTTGGCAGTTTCAGGCGGTCCAGTAGCAAAGCAGTCAGCGTGTAAATTATTTCTCAGCCGACGTCGCTCCTATGGTCACCATGACTGATGTGTCAGGCTGCCATTGATTGGATTGGCAACTCGTGAGTTGAAAAATAAGTATATAGCTTATGGACTTCTTTTAGTTCTTGTCCCGGTATGCTTGTTTTATTTTAGTATCATATCATGAGAATGCAGAACTAGTAAGCACATTTCTTTTCCAAGAGAAAAGGTAAACCAATCTCTTGAGGAAAAACAACACACACGCACAGCCCCTTTGCCCGGATCCGTGTCGCTCCTCACAGGAGCGACCTAGGTGCAAGGCTATTGTGGTGGCGTCAGTCACTTCCAAAAACgttattatattatgggacgaagaaAGTAGTTGACAACCGAGGATTCAATTGGCTGGAGCACCGGGCCTGATGCGTGTGTCGTGTGCTAGATAGCGGTGGTGGTGACCGCGGGCATCGCCCTACGACTGCATCGATCCGATTTTGCATGGGCTCCCGGCTACACTGGGAGCTCGGCAGTTGTGCGCTACACGACGCCGTGTGCTAGATGCGTGTGTCGTGTTAGTTCGACTAGTTCGGCACAGAGGCGGCCGGATGGTCCGGGCATGATGGTCGAGCTATGGTGGCATCGTCCAAATCCGTGGCACGAATTGGTAGGCTCCTCAATGGTCATGGTGGCGTTCTTAGGCGGAAAGGCGTTCCACCCATCCGCTAGCACCACTACCACCTGTCTCACTCCAAGCAGCGGGGGGACAATCCTCCCCGGGATGCGCCTGGTTGGGTTGGGTGGCTACTTCAGGCATGTGCTTTATTGCTGCATGGTTGCGGAGAGTACCGTGAGAGGCATGCGGCCTCATCCGGTGGAGACCACATTGGTTATTTTCGGAGTACCGGCTGGTGCAGCTACCGGACGATCCGTCCATCAATAGTGCTTGGAGTATCCTTCATGTCCGAGGTAAAAACTCTTGTTCTGGCTTTTACTAGTCATTCAGAGCATTGGCGGACAtgcatcgttaccttgttgaaggcggGGTCTCCATGGTGATGTTCTAGCTTCCATTGCTTGGTATTCGTGTCCACAATGAAAATACTCATCTTGGACGTCTCCGACAAGACGCCGCGATGGTGGGGCGAGGGTGTTATCCCTTCTTGAAGTTCTTGCTATAGAAGAAGTTGACTTAGTCATAGATATTTTTTATATGTCTTGTAATTGTTTTTTCATAGTATATGGCTTGCTCTCTGCTTGTTTGTGGTCTCATTTTCTTGCATCAGTTTTAATAATTTAAGATTGTGTGCATCTGAGGATGCAGAGTCCAGAAGGTTACCCATctttttcaaaaaataaataaatcaggAAAAGGGTAGTTTGAAATGAGAGAACCCAAGTTGAAGCTTGCAAATGTTGCCTTACTTTCATGGAAGTGGATTTAAACATGCACTTCTTCAATGGATGGATATGGCTTTGCACTTACtttacctttcttttttctttggacAGCCGTGAAGAAAATGCAAACAGGGGTTCTGGAGAAACGAATAGAACAAGGACGTAGGGTCAGCCAAAAAGCATCGTCAAGCTGTGGCAGTTGTGTTTCCGTCATCCATTGAACTATTCAATCAACTTTTTTTGAAGGAAGGAAAActattcaatcaacttgctgcgtCATTACACCAACTAAAAGTGATAAGCTTGGTTAAAGCAATGCGAACGTGACAGAGAGCAGGAACGCTACCGAACATGGTGActgattttattattattattttgaaacgAGGCACAGGCTCTCCTTATTTCATTCAATAAGAAGATAAATATTTAACAAATCTCCTCAATCAAAGATACAAAAGAGATTGTACAAAATAATTTACTCACCCATTATGATATTTCTCAAATGTGTGTATCCCGCCTTCGCCCAAATATATAGCCGCCTCTTCTTTACCTTTTGGCATGATCATCGTTGACATTTTTTTTCATCTTGTTTTGAAAAGAAGGTTAAACCCCCGGCTTCTGCATTATTGTGATGCAGACAACCATTTTTAATTATTAAACAAAGTACATAACAAAGGCAATTACGGCTGAAACATCACAAGATATAAAATAAACACATACGACTAAGTCTACTTTTATGTTGAAGGACTCGCATTGTGCTCATGGAAAAAATAGCTGGTGTGGCATATGCGGCCAATATCACCCGCACCAACAGAGAGAAAGACGACATGAAGGGGCAGGGATGGGCGAGATAATTCTAGAAAGAGGTCAAGTGGTATATGTGATCTATGGAGACATGTGCCAATAGACGGAGGCGGCGGACGCAAGCGATGAAATCCGTCGGTTGAAgggaagtgcccccccccccccccccccacatacacaaaaaaaaacaagaaaatcaACCTTGATCACTAGTTGGCACGGCGAAATTCTACAACTATGCATGTTATATTGTCGGTGCTCCCACGTGCAAAAGCGATCTCTGTCAACTTCCGGGCTGCAGCTTCAGGGCCCATCTATTCCTTCACAAATGCAACGGCGTGCTGCAAAACCACACTTACTATTTGGCAACGAACAACGGATTTAAATGCAAGATCAAACGAGATGTGGGCAAGAAAATCATTTCTTGTCACATGAAGAGAATAATAGATGGTAACTTTGCACAAGCCAACAAATTGCAAATCGTGAAATGACATGTATATTAATTGATAGAATATAAGGCTCAAACCAAATTGGTTTGCATGACTGCGTCCTGACAATGGTTCACACTAGACATGTCAAGTTCAATACATCACATCCGCTAGTATGACAAAAACATGTCCCTATTTGTTTCAACTCATATTACTCACTTTGTTCCAAAATATTTGAAGTTCTACATTCATCCTaagtcaaacttttttatgttTGACTAGGTTTATAGAAAATTATGTTAAGGTATACAATATTAAATATACATGTTGCGAATGTTTATTTTCTAAAAATTCTAGTGAAACGTTGTAGATATTGATTTTTTTCTACAAAGTGGACAAATCTAGAACTTCATTTTTTTTTGAACGGAGGGCAATATAGTTCGCCCAAGAAAGTGCACCAGAGATTTTACTATTGCCAGCCATAGCGCAAAAAAAGGAAGGTAAAATGTGTACGTAACCGTGTATGAAATTTGGTATTATGACATACTGACCTCATTTGACACCACGTCCCACAGGCCATCACTAGCCAAAATCAGATACTCCAATTCATCATCTATTTCTTGTTCCTGACAAAAAATTGGAAATGCTTGAGTAAATTGCCCTATGGCCAAGCGCATTCATGAAATTTATCAGGACCTAGGGCATTCTTGTGTAATGGTGTCTTTGCAGTCGTTATAAATAATAGCAAGTTAATGTGTATTGCATGATCACCTGAATCTCAGGCTATGCAACAACCGAGACATTGCGAGTACACCACCTACCCTCCATGTTCCTGCAAAGCAAACATTTGGCATTATCAGATAACAGATCTTTCAACAAACATGTGCTTGGTTTTCAACACAGTAGATCACCACATAACCAGTGTCAGGCTTACCACTAAATGTAACAACTCCTCCAACATTCTCAATCCGTTCCCGCTCGTCACTTTTGTCTGGTTTGTGATCATCCGAGAGCGCAATAGCTGCAAACAAGACATACCGAACTGATTTACCATTATGTAATATATGATCCTCATGTATATTCCTATATCAACAGATACTGGTAGATAAGCTGCTAGTGCAATATAATCTTGCTTTCTTGCACAAATGTAATTTGCAAGCCAACCACGAAATTTAGGCAGCAAGGTCATagatgtaggagatatgccctagaggcaataataaatgatattatttatctccgagttcataattatgtttatgttccatgctataactgcaatgattctcgagtctgcaatatccacgaggctcggaggaagactcatatgcacgtgtggaataataaacggtaagaagtattcctagtctggcctctaagactagctcaagtgttgcatgatggttctgttttcctgatcatgggcatgtttatgccaacaattttgagggcacaatgttaagagaacatttgtgttgaatcgacccagattgatgttatgctaagagattcattcgtcacaagttaatggtttataacacagagatagttaatgtttgcataattccttagaccatgagagtatcgagtttcttcatgcttgcttcatgaactttggggtttgttaaacgtcatccgtaactggatggctattacggcggcttacgggttcatgggaaagtatgttaagtaacttgatagctcgagtttgggatttgctccttcgacgatggagagatatactcgggcccactcggtgttacggtgtccatcatcgtctggccagacactttgtgatttgatcacggggatgccggaacacgaaacgagaaaagagaacaaaaccggtaacgaggcaacttgcatagtggacaaagtgttggcccacggggatgcaataaatctcacctcaggtgtttgtgatatatcgtgaagcaacaggaatagctcacctcaactggaggttcactcgaatattcattcgtgtgggtataggggtcaatatgggtgtccacggctccgatgttgatcattgatcggaaggggttccaggtcatgtctatacttcaccgaacctatagggtcacacgcttaagggtcatctatctgctgaatactagacagggagtctgagagaaaatcaccgaaaaagtttcggacaccgaaaagtttcggacagcggaatcgtaccgcagagagaggtcaccggatgagtttcggtgaaaccgaaaaagttgtttcggggtatgccattaagtcaaaatggtttcggcacatgtctgataattcttggagggtgccagaatcattctggaaactttttggaattttcagaaaaaaaaaaccgaaaatgtttcggagttGCCGGTACCGCTTTgactgtttttcgcagatgaaattcactaatctgaaattgtttcagaacgaatccaaaatcattttagtgggtactggaattattctaagacccacagaaatattttcggatttagtggacgcgaaaaattgtcttcatgaatagtgaaaacgcattcttgtttgcttttcgcagatgaaaatcactaaaccgaaattgtttcggaacgcgttgaaaactATTTTAGTTGGTACTGGAAATGTtttgagcccacataaatattttcagttcgaacggacgctgaaaaatgtcgtcatgaatagtgaacgtgctttttgcttggcttcttggagaagccaccttgagggcctttttggtatttccccccttggcttcttggagaagccaaccttgggcttggcctataaataggggtggaggggctgcctaaaggaccactctttctcacatacaagtgccatgcatgatctggcttctctctccctctcagcgaaatagtttcgtagagccgaaaggctgtctgggttccggtgggaactagttctggacggcgaagccctgccggatagatgacaccgtatgtgtgcaactctgtagagagatcgtagtttcggtcttagttcgtgagtgcctcccgaagggctgtccgtgtgaccgtccgagtttcgaaggtcctcccgaagggctgtccgagtgaccattcgagtttcgaaggtcctcccgaagggctgtctgaggagcagatgagggtatacatcctcgcggttgggaggttgtaaatcctagctgcggggatctgcaccgccgattgtcatcgactctacttcccgctgcgctacgagtcggtaacgaaaaagatcaaaccatgtatgcagtctccatagtggtcctggactggtgcgtaggtcggaaattttttgttttctgctgcattCCCCTACAATAGATGCATTATCCAATGAAATACTAACAGTGATAAAATGTTAGCCAACACAGTTCCGATTCGGTCTTGGTGTTTTCCATATAGGCATTTTCAGGTGCTGTTTTATATGTATATGCATTTTCTCAAATACACTACTAGTTTGCAACCTTGTACATACCTAAAAAAGGATATGTCCAGTACTCCATTTGACAGAGAAAAGTAAATGTAAAATTAACCAGCGTGCATTACTGACATGATACAAAATAAATAGTAACTCTAAGAACATATAAATTGCTCCATGATACACCGTCTCGACGAGGTTCATCGCAAATTTGAATAACATACCAGGATCATGATAATAAGTAATGTATGCAAACATTTTAGTACAATAGCATATAATGCATGGTTAACACTAATTGGGATAAAAGTTTCGGAAAAAAAATCACACCTTTGCCCGCCTTCAATATTACAGCCCGTGAATCGCCAACATTTGCCACATAGAGATGGTTGCCAACCAAAATTGCGGTTAATGCAGTTGACCCGTCCTCTCTATGAATATTGGTTTCAGCATCCAAGAAATCTGAGTCAGTCTTCGTATAGCTCTCACCTGAGAATTACCATTAGTTAGTATTGCCGATTACCTACTAGCTAGATGCATTGAATGATTTTGAAATAACACTCATGAGTAGACATCATACTTATTGATGTTTTTGTATCACTAATGAAAGCTGGATGTTTCAAGAGATTTTCAAATAAGTGCTCCTTGAGATACTCAGCGGCACATGAACCACCATGTCCTGTGATGACAAAAGAATTTTAGTCTGAACAATAAACGAGACACAATGAAGTGTTCGAACAGTGAATTCTCACCATCAAATACTCCAAAGAGGTTTATTTGTTTAGCGTCCATTTTAGATGATTTCATGTCATAAAAGTCTTCCATACTTGCTCTTCTCCctctgaagctagaatatccgcaACACAAACTTCCATCCTCACTGCAACCACAGATGTTCGCAAGGGAAGAATTAAGGAATATTATAGATGAAGAATAGGCTTACAGTTGCCACATGCACTGTCAAGGTTAAACAGCTCATATGGTCTGGTAATTGCTGGCAAGAGCATCTCCAAGTGGTGGTTTTATAGGTGCTTGATTGTGTCACAGTACCACACATCACCAAGCACCGCTTAAAAGAAAATACCAGTGTAGGTACAATTGTACAGATCACACTGAGTAAACTAACAACAAAAACCATGCATTGTATGTTCGTTTATTAAAATGGTTTGTAGCAGTTTTCCACACAAAAAAGGCtcagtgagagaggggggggggggggggggggggaataaagGCACACGCATTTGATGCCCACACTATTGATCACATCCCAATTAACATCACACTCTTATCCATGGTAAAACATAAACATCTATTACTAATTACAGAATATTACATGAGACGTTTCTGCAATTCTCACCAAGTTAGATAATTTGGGGAACATTGATGACTCAGAGACATTTCAATAAGTAACCTTCGAAAAAGTTTCTATACTCCAATTTCAGGTATTTCTAACCTTTTCTTCTGATAATGTCACAGTGGTTGCACCACCCACACTGTAATTTACTATAGCGCCAATAGTGATTGCGTCTCCTAACCACTGTTGAAGCCTGTGCTTGACATTGGTTCGTCTAAAAACAAACAGACTATGAAAATTTAACATTTATCAGTGAATGAAGTACAAAAGTAtcggattgttgttgttgttgatcctaTACAGTTGTTAGAAATCAGAGAAGAGTAATGGTTAAGCTAACAGCATAAATACATGAGGGATTTCTCTATAATTATAATGTAAGCATACAATCCATCTACATATACGCGGAACAATCGCCGCATTATAAGTTGCGGCAACCAGAGACTAAGGAACCAAGCTACGTATCCTTCCTAGTGACCATCTTACTTTGTGGTACTAATTAAGGTGCTTAGGTTATATCTACCTTATCATCAGGTGCTACCGGAGCACCTGATATTCTCCCTAGATCCTCTCACTGCATGTTTTAATGAATAAAGATTCTAATAA encodes the following:
- the LOC123141993 gene encoding uncharacterized protein isoform X1, whose protein sequence is MVPDGGMKDQEASTSSSPPVAAITRAARPPRPARFKKIPVWQWHPLKYMRFRVGATKRMVDASSSARAARGAGDVTTAVAAAPKESEQEDGKEHICGGWKRRTNVKHRLQQWLGDAITIGAIVNYSVGGATTVTLSEEKFTQCDLYNCTYTGHGGSCAAEYLKEHLFENLLKHPAFISDTKTSISESYTKTDSDFLDAETNIHREDGSTALTAILVGNHLYVANVGDSRAVILKAGKAIALSDDHKPDKSDERERIENVGGVVTFSGTWREQEIDDELEYLILASDGLWDVVSNECEPLSGRSHANQFGLSLIFYQLIYMSFHDLQFVGLCKVTIYYSLHVTRNDFLAHISFDLAFKSVVRCQIQELQEGITPSPHHRGVLSETSKMSIFIVDTNTKQWKLEHHHGDPAFNKIAIVGWCADDSSGFQFQSHAPARAQHVYHHLLLAIFRGAHINIIALRPFGRRTRASSSGGGTTEQIVVAQTENKMEPRSDGDTSSSSASARVRLLDREVATAKQTENKMLESLISQTKELEQAKMALEEARLEAAALRLAGPANAASESLEFASAENSKLRDAVAEKEDAMGSLRLENESLKASEAAAQGRATDLHNQLTAASKTAAAAGGGEKASGLLLEEWKTDAQGKLSAAAFLDSGRVMAAGSRRDRRMFASISNLAELRSAAAAAAMDDYYEFDHFDDGRQYGGLEHAMKHKKRRSVLRKFGDLFRRRSLLHKSDDFAPVLASR